A single genomic interval of Pyrus communis chromosome 5, drPyrComm1.1, whole genome shotgun sequence harbors:
- the LOC137733152 gene encoding receptor-like protein 33, which produces MLISKSAEQNTMGFRRCLFVSNMCYTLSKVVLLHLVVVSSSVSSLQQSCHDEERSALLQFKESFIITRSASYSDDAYPKTLQWKLAEGRNVSCCAWDGIVCDERTGHVIGLDLSSSCLLGSINSNSSLFRLVHLQVLNLADNDFSYSRIPTSIWNFPGLMYLNLSGSSFSGQIPSQISQLAKLSSLDLSSTEGLTGHFPEFNTSSPLTSLYLRWTSLFGNLPSSIEKLDLLNTLDLAFCNFSGLVPSSLGNLRQLIHLNLSGNNFSGPVPSSLANLTQLKELHLGMNAFSGSIPSALGSLNKLEVLSLFGNHFSGYIPASLGNLTHLTQLDLSSNQLTGLIPSLGNLTHLTVLYLLYLSSNQLTGPIPSLGNLTHLTRLYLSSNQLTGPLPNSLSNLINLEEFDASDNNLTGTVEFRMVFHKLQELTDLQLSRTNLKIFTETESTNASLLPKLEFLGLSSCNIREFPSFLQYQETLVSLDLSSNNLHEVPKWMLNTSTETLAEMDISDNFLSSIVQPSDAFPWVNLKVLVLKNNNLNGAISPLICNLTSLQFLDLSNNNMSGMLPPCLGNYSVDLLGLYLGNNSFSGFLPEIYTSTSSLTVIDVSHNQLRGQLPRSLGNFTTLEFIDLSYNKFSDVFPFWLGALPELKVLKMHQNAFYGLMEEPHQDNVEYFPELRILDLSFNSFRGKFPSQKIFSGNVMRGVTRNQSTYMKVDTFYAANTSFEEYYSITITSKGVERYYPKIQSALVAIDISSNKFEGRIPEFIGNLKGLISFNISGNLLTGPIPSSFGNLTWLESLDLSQNKLSGQIPQSLAQLTFLETFIVSNNNLTGPIPHGTQLISMGSSSYEGNPGLCGDPLPKKCGDPQAPRLSPSKTEENDSGSFEFDWKFVLAGLGSGLVVGVVLSDVVITRKREWFVEIVKTIKLMIGNS; this is translated from the exons ATGCTAATATCGAAGAGTGCAGAACAAAACACAATGGGATTCCGCCGGTGCTTGTTTGTTTCCAATATGTGTTATACACTTTCAAAAGTTGTGTTGCTTCATCTCGTGGTTGTTAGCTCATCAGTTTCCTCATTGCAGCAATCTTGTCATGACGAGGAGAGGTCTGCCTTGCTGCAATTCAAGGAAAGCTTCATCATTACCAGATCTGCCTCGTATTCTGATGATGCTTATCCAAAGACTTTGCAATGGAAACTAGCTGAGGGACGAAACGTCAGCTGCTGTGCATGGGATGGCATTGTGTGTGATGAGAGGACGGGTCATGTTATTGGCCTTGATCTTAGTAGCAGCTGTCTCCTGGGCTCTATCAACTCCAACAGCAGCCTTTTCCGGCTTGTTCATCTTCAAGTGCTGAACCTTGCTGACAACGACTTCAGCTACTCTCGAATTCCTACTAGCATTTGGAATTTCCCTGGGCTCATGTATCTTAATCTCTCTGGTTCTTCCTTTTCTGGCCAAATCCCTTCCCAAATTTCACAGTTGGCCAAATTGTCGTCCCTTGATTTGTCTTCCACCGAAGGTCTAACTGGTCATTTTCCTGAATTTAATACAAGCAGTCCTCTCACTTCACTGTATCTTAGGTGGACTAGCTTATTCGGAAATTTGCCTTCTTCAATCGAAAAGCTTGATTTATTAAACACGCTGGATTTGGCATTCTGCAATTTCTCGGGTTTGGTTCCATCTTCACTTGGTAATCTTAGGCAGCTCATACATTTAAACCTTTCAGGAAATAACTTTAGCGGTCCAGTCCCTAGTTCATTGGCAAACCTCACCCAACTGAAGGAGCTCCATCTTGGAATGAATGCTTTTAGTGGCTCCATTCCCTCTGCTCTCGGTAGTCTCAACAAGCTCGAAGTCCTGTCACTTTTCGGTAATCATTTTAGCGGTTACATCCCGGCTTCACTAGGAAACCTCACCCACCTCACACAACTTGATCTGTCTTCTAATCAGTTAACCGGTCTAATTCCTTCTCTAGGAAATCTCACCCATCTCACAGTACTTTATCT ACTTTATCTGTCTTCGAATCAGTTAACCGGTCCAATTCCTTCTCTAGGAAACCTCACCCACCTCACAAGACTTTATCTGTCTTCGAATCAGTTAACCGGTCCATTACCTAATTCCTTATCCAATCTCATCAATCTGGAGGAATTTGATGCATCTGATAATAATCTGACTGGTACAGTGGAGTTCCGCATGGTGTTTCATAAGTTACAAGAGCTCACCGATTTACAATTATCTCGTaccaatttgaaaattttcacagAAACAGAAAGTACGAATGCAAGCCTACttccaaagttagaatttctAGGATTGAGTTCGTGCAACATAAGAGAGTTCCCAAGTTTCCTGCAGTATCAAGAAACATTGGTGTCCTTGGACCTTTCCTCCAACAATTTGCATGAAGTACCAAAATGGATGTTGAACACAAGCACAGAGACTTTGGCGGAGATGGACATTTCTGACAACTTCCTTTCAAGCATTGTCCAGCCTTCAGATGCCTTTCCTTGGGTTAACCTAAAAGTTTTAGTGCTCAAGAATAACAATCTAAATGGAGCAATTTCACCATTGATCTGCAATCTGACTTCTCTTCAGTTCCTTGACCTCTCCAACAACAATATGAGTGGAATGCTTCCCCCCTGTCTCGGAAACTACAGCGTTGATCTGCTAGGTTTATATCTTGGAAACAACTCTTTCAGCGGCTTTCTTCCTGAAATATACACCAGCACAAGCAGTCTGACGGTGATTGATGTTAGTCATAACCAATTGCGAGGGCAACTACCAAGGTCGTTGGGGAACTTCACGACACTTGAGTTTATTGATCTGTCATACAATAAATTCAGCGATGTTTTTCCCTTTTGGTTGGGAGCTCTTCCGGAgttaaaagttttgaaaatgcACCAGAACGCGTTCTACGGTCTGATGGAGGAACCTCATCAGGACAATGTTGAATATTTCCCTGAGTTACGAATTCTGGATCTATCTTTTAATAGTTTCAGAGGCAAATTTCCATCTCAAAAGATCTTTTCCGGGAATGTCATGAGGGGTGTCACTCGAAACCAGTCAACATATATGAAGGTAGACACATTTTACGCTGCTAATACATCATTTGAGGAATATTACTCAATCACGATAACTAGCAAAGGTGTGGAGAGATATTATCCGAAGATTCAATCAGCCCTTGTAGCGATTGACATCTCAAGCAACAAATTTGAAGGGAGGATTCCTGAATTTATTGGGAACCTAAAGGGGCTGATATCATTCAATATATCTGGTAACCTCCTAACTGGTCCCATCCCATCATCTTTCGGGAATTTAACGTGGCTTGAATCACTGGACCTTTCACAAAACAAGCTTTCAGGACAAATCCCTCAAAGCCTCGCGCAGCTTACATTCCTTGAAACATTCATTGTCTCTAACAACAACTTGACAGGTCCAATACCGCATGGAACCCAACTTATTTCAATGGGAAGCAGTTCATATGAAGGAAACCCTGGATTGTGTGGAGATCCTTTGCCAAAGAAATGCGGAGATCCTCAGGCTCCTCGCCTGTCGCCTTCAAAAACCGAAGAAAATGATTCAGGCTCGTTTGAATTTGATTGGAAATTTGTTTTGGCTGGTCTCGGAAGTGGGTTGGTGGTGGGAGTTGTTCTTTCTGATGTGGTGATCACAAGGAAGCGTGAATGGTTTGTTGAGATTGTTAAAACCATCAAGCTGATGATAGGGAATTCATAA